The Pseudomonas sp. TH06 genome has a window encoding:
- the gatB gene encoding Asp-tRNA(Asn)/Glu-tRNA(Gln) amidotransferase subunit GatB, with protein MQWEVVIGLEIHTQLTTRSKIFSGSSTTFGSEPNTQASLIDLGMPGVLPVLNQEAVRMAVMFGLAIDAEIGQHNVFARKNYFYPDLPKGYQISQMELPIVGKGHLDIALEDGTVKRVGITRAHLEEDAGKSLHEEFNGATGIDLNRAGTPLLEIVSEPDMRSAKEAVAYVKAIHALVRYLGICDGNMAEGSLRCDCNVSIRPKGQVEFGTRCEIKNVNSFRFIEKAINSEIQRQIELIEDGGKVIQQTRLYDPNKDETRPMRSKEEANDYRYFPDPDLLPVIIEESFLGEVRATLPELPPQKRERFQSQFGLSAYDANVLATSREQADYFEKVAAIGGDAKLAANWVMVELGSLLNKQGLDIDESPVSAELLGGMLQRIKDNTISGKIAKVVFEAMANGEGSADEIIEKRGLKQVTDSGAISAVLDEMLAANAEQVEQYRAADEAKRGKMFGFFVGQAMKASKGKANPQQVNELLKSKLEG; from the coding sequence ATGCAATGGGAAGTCGTGATCGGGCTGGAGATTCATACTCAGCTCACTACCCGGTCGAAAATCTTTTCCGGTAGTTCCACCACGTTCGGCTCCGAGCCGAACACCCAGGCCAGCCTGATCGATCTGGGCATGCCTGGCGTTCTGCCGGTGTTGAACCAGGAAGCCGTGCGGATGGCGGTGATGTTCGGTCTGGCGATTGACGCCGAGATCGGCCAGCACAACGTGTTCGCCCGTAAGAACTACTTCTACCCGGATCTGCCGAAGGGCTACCAGATCAGCCAGATGGAATTGCCGATTGTTGGCAAGGGCCACCTGGACATCGCGCTGGAAGACGGCACCGTCAAACGTGTCGGCATCACCCGCGCGCACCTGGAAGAAGACGCCGGCAAAAGCCTGCACGAAGAATTCAACGGTGCCACCGGCATCGACCTGAACCGTGCCGGCACACCGCTGCTGGAAATCGTTTCCGAGCCTGACATGCGCAGCGCCAAGGAAGCCGTGGCTTACGTCAAGGCAATCCACGCGCTGGTGCGTTACCTGGGCATCTGCGACGGCAACATGGCCGAAGGCTCGCTGCGTTGCGACTGCAACGTGTCGATCCGTCCGAAAGGTCAGGTTGAGTTCGGCACGCGTTGCGAGATCAAGAACGTCAACTCGTTCCGGTTCATCGAGAAGGCGATCAACTCCGAGATCCAGCGTCAGATCGAGCTGATCGAAGACGGCGGCAAAGTGATCCAGCAGACCCGTCTGTACGATCCGAACAAGGACGAGACCCGTCCGATGCGCTCGAAAGAGGAAGCCAACGACTATCGTTACTTCCCCGATCCGGACCTGCTACCGGTGATCATCGAAGAGTCGTTCCTCGGCGAGGTGCGTGCCACCCTGCCGGAACTGCCACCGCAAAAACGCGAGCGCTTCCAGAGCCAGTTCGGTCTGTCGGCCTACGATGCCAACGTGCTGGCCACCAGTCGTGAGCAAGCGGACTACTTCGAGAAAGTCGCAGCCATCGGCGGCGACGCCAAACTGGCGGCGAACTGGGTGATGGTCGAGTTGGGCAGCCTGCTCAACAAGCAAGGCCTGGACATCGACGAGTCGCCGGTTTCGGCTGAACTGTTGGGCGGCATGCTGCAGCGCATCAAGGACAACACCATCTCCGGCAAGATCGCCAAAGTGGTGTTCGAAGCGATGGCCAATGGTGAAGGCAGCGCGGACGAGATCATCGAGAAGCGCGGCCTGAAGCAAGTGACCGACAGCGGCGCGATCTCGGCGGTACTGGACGAAATGCTCGCGGCCAACGCCGAGCAAGTTGAACAATATCGTGCGGCGGATGAAGCCAAACGCGGCAAGATGTTCGGCTTCTTCGTCGGTCAGGCCATGAAAGCCTCCAAAGGCAAGGCCAACCCGCAGCAAGTGAACGAACTGCTGAAAAGCAAGCTCGAAGGCTGA
- a CDS encoding septal ring lytic transglycosylase RlpA family protein, with protein sequence MKRLFISCALLSLLAGCASNDTIDPHGYDQSGVASYYGAKHHGKRTASGEPFNQNALTAAHRQLPFGTRVKVTNLKNDKSCVVRINDRGPHTRGRLIDVSREAAEQLGMLGSGTARVRVQALDD encoded by the coding sequence ATGAAGCGTTTGTTCATCAGCTGCGCCCTGCTCTCTTTGCTCGCCGGTTGCGCCAGCAACGACACCATCGACCCGCACGGTTACGACCAGAGCGGCGTCGCCTCCTATTACGGAGCCAAACACCACGGTAAACGGACCGCCAGCGGCGAGCCGTTCAACCAGAACGCCCTGACCGCCGCCCACCGCCAATTACCCTTCGGCACCCGGGTCAAGGTCACCAACCTGAAAAACGATAAATCCTGCGTGGTGCGCATCAATGATCGCGGGCCGCACACCCGTGGTCGCTTGATCGATGTTTCACGCGAAGCGGCCGAACAACTCGGTATGCTCGGCAGCGGCACCGCGCGGGTTCGCGTGCAGGCCCTCGACGACTGA
- a CDS encoding calcium/sodium antiporter: MIELLGGLLLLIAGAELMVRAAVRLAARLHVRPLIIGLTIVAFGSSAPQMAVSLQAAHAHTPDIAVGSVIGSSIFNILVTLGLSALIIPLRVSRQLVRLDIPLMIGASLLVFVLAWNEELGRFDGVLLLAALLLYLGLLFRQSRHSTRPHSEQSQDPPAPWLTSLLTIIAGLGMLIFAGHLLLGAAVTVATDLGLSERVIGLTVVAVGTSLPELATSLIAALRGQRDIAVGNVIGANLFNLLGVLGITALIAPTPLSVSPNALDFDLPVMLGVAALCLPVFYSGYRVTRAEGLLLLGLYLAYGLHVVSFTTGMPLAGKLERLMLFYVLPTLLTFLLFTSIRAWRRQHHKRDMP; encoded by the coding sequence CTGATCGAGTTGCTCGGCGGTCTGCTCTTGCTGATTGCGGGCGCCGAACTGATGGTTCGTGCGGCGGTGCGCCTCGCCGCGCGTTTGCATGTGCGGCCATTGATCATCGGTCTGACCATCGTCGCGTTTGGCAGCAGTGCGCCGCAAATGGCCGTCAGCCTGCAAGCCGCACACGCGCACACACCGGACATCGCCGTCGGCAGCGTGATCGGCAGCAGCATCTTCAATATCCTCGTGACGCTTGGCCTGTCGGCGCTGATCATTCCTTTGCGCGTGTCGCGGCAACTGGTACGCCTCGATATTCCGCTGATGATAGGCGCCAGCCTGTTGGTGTTCGTACTGGCCTGGAACGAAGAGCTCGGGCGCTTCGACGGTGTCCTGTTGCTGGCCGCCCTGCTGCTCTACCTCGGCCTGTTGTTTCGCCAGTCGCGGCACTCGACCCGGCCGCACTCCGAACAGTCGCAAGATCCTCCGGCCCCTTGGCTGACCAGCCTGCTGACGATCATCGCCGGGCTCGGCATGCTGATATTCGCAGGCCACTTGCTGTTGGGCGCGGCGGTGACCGTGGCCACCGACCTCGGGTTGTCGGAACGCGTCATCGGCCTGACCGTGGTCGCCGTCGGCACCTCGCTGCCGGAGTTGGCCACGTCGCTGATCGCCGCGCTGCGTGGGCAGCGGGACATCGCCGTGGGCAACGTGATTGGTGCCAACCTGTTCAACCTGCTCGGGGTGCTGGGCATCACCGCGCTGATCGCGCCGACGCCTTTGTCGGTATCGCCCAATGCGCTGGATTTCGACCTGCCGGTGATGCTCGGCGTCGCCGCGCTGTGCCTGCCGGTGTTCTATTCGGGTTACCGGGTGACCCGCGCCGAAGGTTTGCTGCTGCTCGGCTTGTATCTCGCGTACGGCCTGCATGTGGTGTCGTTCACCACCGGCATGCCGCTGGCCGGCAAGCTTGAGCGCTTGATGCTGTTTTACGTTTTGCCGACGCTGCTGACGTTTCTGTTGTTCACGTCGATACGCGCCTGGCGCCGCCAGCACCACAAGAGGGATATGCCATGA
- a CDS encoding carboxymuconolactone decarboxylase family protein encodes MTESKKSGVEVRRQVMGDAFVDRALGNATEFTQPLQDFVNEHAWGGVWNREGLPLKTRSLITLAALTALKCPQELKGHVRGALNNGCTVDEIREALLHCAVYAGVPAAIDAFRAAQEVIDTYQKPE; translated from the coding sequence ATGACCGAATCGAAGAAGTCCGGGGTTGAAGTCCGCCGCCAGGTAATGGGCGATGCGTTTGTTGATCGCGCATTGGGCAACGCCACCGAGTTCACCCAGCCGCTGCAGGATTTCGTCAATGAGCACGCCTGGGGCGGCGTGTGGAATCGCGAAGGCCTGCCGCTGAAAACCCGCAGCCTGATCACCCTCGCTGCACTGACAGCGTTGAAGTGCCCGCAGGAACTGAAGGGCCACGTGCGCGGTGCGCTGAATAACGGTTGCACGGTGGACGAGATTCGCGAAGCGTTGCTGCATTGCGCGGTGTATGCCGGCGTGCCGGCGGCGATTGATGCGTTTCGGGCGGCGCAGGAAGTGATCGACACGTACCAGAAACCCGAGTAA
- a CDS encoding AEC family transporter → MLAIFLETLNITAPVFAMLFLGVLLKRIDWINDNFIHTASSLVFNVTMPALLFLGILHADLHAALQPALLIYFAVATLVSFAVAWGWAIFRCPREDRGIYTQGAFRGNNGVIGLALAASMYGDYGISLGAILAALVILFYNTLSTIVLAVYSPVIKSDPWSICKSVFSNPLIISVIAAAPFAYFKISLPGWLETSGQYLAQTTLPLALICIGGTLSLAALRKSGNMALSSSLVKMIGLPVLATLGAWLWGFRGAELGILFLYFGSPTAAASFVMARAAQGNHELAAAIIVITTLMAAITTNVGIFFLQWGGWI, encoded by the coding sequence ATGCTGGCAATTTTCCTCGAAACCCTGAACATCACCGCGCCGGTGTTTGCCATGTTGTTTCTTGGTGTGCTGCTCAAGCGCATCGACTGGATCAACGACAACTTCATCCACACGGCCTCGTCGCTGGTGTTCAACGTCACCATGCCGGCGCTGCTGTTCCTCGGGATCCTCCACGCAGACTTGCACGCCGCGCTGCAACCGGCGCTGCTGATCTACTTCGCCGTCGCCACGCTGGTGAGTTTCGCCGTGGCCTGGGGCTGGGCGATTTTCCGCTGTCCGCGTGAAGATCGCGGCATCTACACCCAAGGCGCATTTCGCGGCAACAACGGGGTTATTGGCCTGGCACTGGCCGCGAGCATGTACGGCGACTACGGGATTTCCCTCGGGGCGATCCTCGCGGCGCTGGTCATCCTGTTTTACAACACGCTGTCGACCATTGTGCTGGCGGTGTACAGCCCGGTGATCAAGTCCGATCCGTGGAGCATCTGCAAGAGCGTTTTCAGTAATCCGCTGATCATCAGCGTGATCGCGGCGGCGCCGTTTGCCTACTTCAAGATCAGCCTGCCGGGGTGGCTGGAAACTTCCGGGCAATATCTGGCGCAAACCACATTGCCGCTGGCATTGATCTGCATCGGCGGCACGTTGTCACTGGCGGCGTTGCGCAAGAGCGGCAACATGGCGCTCAGTTCCAGCCTGGTGAAGATGATCGGCCTGCCGGTGCTGGCAACGTTGGGCGCGTGGCTCTGGGGCTTTCGCGGGGCGGAGTTGGGGATTCTCTTTTTGTACTTCGGCAGCCCGACGGCGGCGGCCAGTTTTGTCATGGCCCGGGCGGCGCAGGGCAATCATGAACTGGCAGCGGCAATCATTGTGATCACCACGTTGATGGCGGCGATTACCACCAATGTCGGGATTTTCTTTTTGCAGTGGGGTGGGTGGATCTGA
- the garD gene encoding galactarate dehydratase: MQLIEHSDSPRYIRLHERDNVVVVVNDQGVPAGTEFADGLVTVDFVPQSHKVTLEDIPEGGQVIRYGQIIGYALQRIPRGSWVKEDQLRMPTAPPLDSLPLSTEVPDAQTPLEGFTFEGYRNADGTVGTRNILGITTTVQCVTGVLNHAVKRIKDELLPKYPHVDDVVALTHSYGCGVAITATDAYIPIRTVRNLARNPNLGGEALVISLGCEKLQAGQVMHEDDASVDLSDPWLYRLQDSSHGFTEMIEQIMQLAEVRLKKLDQRRRETVPASELILGMQCGGSDAFSGITANPALGYASDLLLRAGATVMFSEVTEVRDAIYLLTSRAETKTVAEELVREMDWYDRYLAKGEADRSANTTPGNKKGGLSNIVEKSLGSIVKSGSSAINGVLGPGERFKQKGLIFCATPASDFVCGTLQLAAGMNLHVFTTGRGTPYGLAMAPVVKVSTRTELAQRWPDLIDIDAGRIATGRATIEELGWELFHYYLDVASGKQQTWAEKHKLHNDITLFNPAPIT; the protein is encoded by the coding sequence ATGCAGTTGATTGAACATTCCGACTCGCCGCGCTACATCCGCCTGCACGAGCGGGACAACGTGGTGGTAGTGGTCAACGACCAAGGCGTACCGGCCGGTACCGAATTCGCCGACGGTCTGGTGACCGTGGATTTTGTCCCGCAGAGCCACAAGGTCACGCTTGAGGATATTCCCGAGGGCGGTCAGGTCATTCGCTACGGGCAAATCATTGGCTACGCGTTGCAGCGGATCCCCCGTGGCAGTTGGGTCAAGGAAGATCAACTGCGCATGCCCACCGCGCCGCCGCTGGACAGCTTGCCGCTGTCCACCGAGGTGCCGGACGCGCAAACACCGCTGGAAGGCTTCACCTTCGAGGGCTATCGCAACGCCGATGGCACCGTCGGCACGCGCAATATTCTTGGCATCACCACCACGGTGCAGTGCGTCACCGGCGTGCTCAATCACGCGGTGAAACGGATCAAGGACGAGCTGCTGCCGAAATACCCGCACGTCGATGACGTGGTGGCGTTGACCCACAGTTATGGCTGCGGCGTGGCGATCACTGCTACCGACGCCTACATCCCGATTCGCACCGTGCGCAATCTGGCGCGCAACCCGAACCTCGGTGGCGAAGCGCTGGTGATCAGTCTGGGTTGTGAGAAATTGCAGGCCGGGCAGGTGATGCACGAGGATGATGCGTCGGTCGATCTCAGCGATCCGTGGCTGTATCGTTTGCAGGATTCCAGCCACGGTTTCACCGAGATGATCGAGCAGATCATGCAACTGGCCGAAGTCCGCCTGAAGAAACTCGACCAGCGCCGCCGCGAAACCGTGCCGGCGTCCGAGCTGATCCTCGGCATGCAGTGCGGCGGCAGCGATGCGTTTTCCGGGATCACCGCCAACCCGGCGCTGGGCTACGCCTCGGACTTGTTGCTGCGTGCGGGGGCGACGGTGATGTTTTCCGAAGTCACCGAAGTGCGCGATGCGATTTACCTGCTGACGTCACGCGCCGAAACCAAAACCGTTGCCGAGGAGCTGGTGCGCGAGATGGACTGGTACGACCGTTATCTGGCCAAAGGAGAAGCGGATCGCAGCGCCAATACCACGCCGGGAAACAAGAAGGGCGGGTTGTCGAACATTGTCGAGAAGTCGCTGGGCTCGATCGTCAAATCCGGTAGCAGCGCGATCAATGGCGTACTCGGCCCGGGCGAACGCTTCAAGCAGAAGGGCCTGATTTTCTGCGCGACCCCGGCCAGTGATTTTGTCTGCGGGACATTGCAGTTGGCGGCGGGGATGAACCTGCATGTGTTCACCACCGGGCGTGGCACGCCGTATGGGTTGGCCATGGCGCCGGTCGTGAAAGTGTCGACCCGTACCGAACTGGCGCAGCGCTGGCCGGATCTGATCGATATCGATGCCGGACGGATTGCCACTGGGCGGGCGACCATCGAGGAACTGGGTTGGGAGTTGTTTCACTACTATCTGGATGTTGCCAGCGGCAAACAGCAGACGTGGGCGGAGAAGCACAAGCTGCATAACGACATCACACTGTTTAATCCGGCGCCGATTACTTGA
- a CDS encoding MFS transporter, producing the protein MQSSKPTHVRYLILLMLFLVTTINYADRATIAIAGSSLQKDLGIDAVTLGYIFSAFGWAYVAGQIPGGWLLDRFGSKKVYALSIFTWSLFTVLQGFVGEFGMSTAIVALFMLRFLVGLAEAPSFPGNARIVAAWFPTAERGTASAIFNSAQYFATVLFAPLMGWIVYSFGWEHVFIVMGLFGIVFSGIWLKVIHSPRQHPMANEAEVQFIADNGGMVDMDVKQGKKTDGPKWDYIRQLLTNRMMLGVYLGQYCINGITYFFLTWFPVYLVQERGMTILKAGFIASLPAICGFIGGVLGGVISDYLLRKGHSLTFARKAPIIAGLLVSSSIVACNYVDVEWMVVGFMALAFFGKGVGALGWAVVSDTSPKQIAGLSGGLFNTFGNIASITTPIVIGYIISSTGSFKWALVFVGANALVAVFSYLVIVGPIKRVVLKEPPTNGGTEATGKLSQAHS; encoded by the coding sequence ATGCAATCCTCCAAGCCGACTCACGTCCGCTATTTGATCCTGCTCATGCTGTTTCTGGTGACCACGATCAACTATGCCGACCGCGCCACGATCGCCATTGCCGGCTCCAGCCTGCAAAAAGACCTCGGCATCGACGCGGTCACCCTCGGCTACATCTTCTCTGCATTCGGTTGGGCCTACGTCGCCGGGCAAATTCCCGGTGGCTGGCTCCTCGATCGTTTCGGCTCGAAAAAAGTCTATGCCCTGAGCATTTTCACCTGGTCGCTGTTCACCGTGCTGCAAGGCTTTGTCGGTGAATTCGGCATGTCCACGGCCATTGTGGCGCTGTTCATGCTGCGCTTTCTGGTGGGGCTGGCCGAAGCGCCATCGTTCCCCGGCAACGCACGCATTGTTGCCGCGTGGTTTCCAACGGCTGAGCGCGGCACCGCGTCGGCGATCTTCAACTCTGCGCAATACTTTGCCACCGTGTTGTTTGCACCGCTGATGGGCTGGATCGTTTACAGCTTTGGCTGGGAACATGTGTTCATCGTCATGGGCCTGTTCGGCATCGTCTTCTCGGGGATCTGGCTGAAGGTTATCCACAGCCCCCGCCAACACCCGATGGCCAACGAAGCGGAAGTGCAGTTCATTGCCGACAATGGCGGCATGGTCGACATGGACGTCAAGCAAGGCAAAAAAACCGACGGTCCGAAGTGGGATTACATTCGCCAGTTGCTGACCAATCGCATGATGCTCGGCGTGTATCTGGGTCAATACTGCATCAACGGCATTACTTATTTCTTCCTGACCTGGTTCCCGGTGTACCTGGTGCAAGAGCGTGGCATGACCATTCTCAAGGCCGGTTTCATTGCCTCGTTGCCGGCGATCTGCGGTTTCATCGGTGGCGTACTCGGCGGGGTGATTTCCGATTACCTGCTGCGTAAAGGCCACTCGCTGACCTTCGCCCGTAAAGCGCCGATCATCGCCGGCCTGCTGGTGTCCAGCAGCATCGTTGCCTGCAACTATGTCGATGTTGAATGGATGGTCGTTGGCTTCATGGCCCTGGCGTTTTTCGGCAAAGGCGTTGGTGCACTGGGCTGGGCGGTGGTCTCCGACACTTCGCCAAAACAGATCGCCGGTCTGAGCGGTGGCCTGTTCAACACCTTCGGTAACATCGCGTCGATCACTACGCCAATCGTGATCGGCTACATCATCAGCTCCACCGGTTCGTTCAAATGGGCGCTGGTGTTCGTCGGGGCCAACGCACTGGTCGCGGTGTTCAGCTATCTGGTGATCGTCGGCCCGATCAAACGTGTGGTACTCAAAGAGCCGCCAACCAATGGCGGTACTGAAGCCACCGGCAAATTGTCTCAAGCGCATTCCTGA
- a CDS encoding aldehyde dehydrogenase family protein, which translates to MADAKRFDNYINGEWVAAADYSANINPSELSDTIGDYAKADLAQVNAAIEAARAAFPAWSTSGIQARHDSLDKVGTEILARREELGTLLAREEGKTLPEAIGEVTRAGNIFKFFAGECLRLSGDYVPSVRPGVNVEVTREALGVVGLITPWNFPIAIPSWKIAPALAYGNCVVLKPADLVPGCAWALAEIISRAGFPAGVFNLVMGSGRVVGEALVNSPKVDGISFTGSVGVGRQIAVNCVSRQAKVQLEMGGKNPQIILDDADLKQAVELSVQSAFYSTGQRCTASSRLIVTAGIHDKFVEAMAERMKSIKVGHALKSGTDIGPVVSQAQLEQDMKYIDIGQSEGARLVSGGGLVTCDTEGYFLAPTLFADSEASMRISREEIFGPVANIVRVADYDAALAMANDTEFGLSAGIATTSLKYANHFKRHSQAGMVMVNLPTAGVDYHVPFGGRKGSSYGSREQGRYAQEFYTVVKTAYVGS; encoded by the coding sequence GTGGCAGATGCAAAACGTTTCGACAACTACATCAACGGCGAATGGGTCGCCGCTGCCGATTACTCGGCCAACATCAACCCGTCCGAACTGAGCGACACCATTGGCGATTACGCCAAGGCTGATCTGGCCCAAGTCAATGCGGCCATCGAGGCTGCCCGCGCGGCGTTCCCGGCCTGGTCGACCTCGGGCATTCAGGCCCGCCACGATTCGCTGGATAAAGTCGGTACGGAAATCCTCGCCCGTCGTGAAGAACTCGGCACTCTGCTGGCCCGGGAAGAGGGCAAGACCCTGCCTGAAGCCATCGGCGAAGTGACCCGCGCTGGCAATATCTTCAAATTCTTCGCCGGTGAATGCCTGCGACTGTCCGGCGACTACGTGCCGTCGGTGCGGCCAGGTGTCAACGTTGAAGTGACCCGCGAAGCGCTGGGCGTGGTCGGTCTGATCACCCCATGGAATTTTCCGATCGCGATTCCATCGTGGAAAATCGCCCCGGCCCTGGCCTACGGCAACTGTGTGGTGCTCAAACCGGCGGATCTGGTGCCGGGCTGTGCCTGGGCGCTGGCCGAAATCATCTCCCGCGCAGGCTTCCCGGCCGGCGTGTTCAACCTGGTGATGGGCAGCGGTCGCGTGGTGGGTGAAGCGCTGGTCAACAGCCCGAAAGTCGATGGCATCAGCTTCACCGGTTCTGTCGGCGTGGGCCGGCAGATCGCGGTCAACTGCGTTTCGCGCCAGGCCAAGGTGCAGTTGGAAATGGGCGGCAAGAACCCGCAGATCATTCTCGACGACGCCGACCTCAAACAAGCAGTCGAGCTGTCGGTACAGAGCGCGTTCTACTCCACCGGCCAGCGTTGCACGGCGTCGAGCCGTTTGATCGTGACTGCCGGGATTCACGACAAGTTTGTCGAAGCCATGGCCGAACGCATGAAGTCGATCAAGGTCGGCCACGCGCTGAAATCCGGCACCGATATCGGCCCGGTGGTTTCGCAAGCTCAGCTTGAACAGGACATGAAGTACATCGACATCGGCCAGTCCGAAGGTGCGCGTCTGGTCAGCGGTGGCGGTCTGGTGACGTGCGATACCGAAGGCTACTTCCTCGCGCCAACTCTGTTTGCCGACAGCGAAGCATCGATGCGCATCAGCCGCGAAGAGATCTTCGGCCCGGTGGCCAACATCGTTCGTGTGGCGGATTACGACGCTGCGCTGGCGATGGCCAACGACACCGAGTTCGGTCTGTCGGCGGGTATTGCGACCACTTCGCTGAAGTACGCCAACCACTTCAAGCGCCACTCCCAGGCCGGGATGGTGATGGTCAACCTGCCGACGGCCGGCGTCGATTACCACGTTCCGTTCGGTGGCCGTAAGGGTTCATCCTATGGCTCACGTGAGCAAGGCCGCTATGCGCAAGAGTTCTACACCGTGGTGAAAACCGCCTACGTGGGCTCCTGA
- the kdgD gene encoding 5-dehydro-4-deoxyglucarate dehydratase — MNPQELKSILSAGLLSFPVTDFNAQGDFNRAGYIKRLEWLAPYGASALFAAGGTGEFFSLAASEYSEIIKTAVDTCATSVPILAGVGGSTRQAIEYAQEAERLGAKGLLLLPHYLTEASQDGVAAHVEAVCKSVNIGVVVYNRNVCRLTAPLLERLAERCPNLIGYKDGLGDIELMVSIRRRLGDRFSYLGGLPTAEVYAAAYKALGVPVYSSAVFNFIPKTAMDFYHAIAREDHATVGKIIDDFFLPYLDIRNRKAGYAVSIVKAGAKIAGYDAGPVRAPLTDLTGEEYEMLAALIDKQGAQ; from the coding sequence ATGAATCCACAAGAACTGAAGTCCATCCTCTCTGCCGGCCTGCTGTCCTTCCCGGTGACCGATTTCAACGCGCAGGGCGATTTCAACCGCGCGGGCTACATCAAACGTCTGGAATGGCTGGCTCCGTATGGCGCTTCGGCTCTGTTCGCGGCGGGCGGCACCGGTGAATTTTTCTCCCTGGCAGCCAGCGAATATTCGGAAATCATCAAGACCGCGGTCGACACTTGCGCGACCAGCGTGCCGATTCTGGCCGGTGTCGGCGGTTCGACCCGTCAGGCCATCGAGTACGCTCAGGAAGCCGAGCGTCTGGGCGCCAAAGGCCTGTTGCTGCTGCCGCACTACCTGACCGAAGCGAGTCAGGACGGCGTTGCCGCTCACGTTGAAGCGGTGTGCAAATCGGTCAACATCGGCGTGGTCGTTTACAACCGCAACGTCTGCCGCCTGACCGCTCCGCTGCTGGAACGTCTGGCCGAGCGCTGCCCGAACCTGATCGGCTACAAGGATGGCCTGGGTGATATCGAGTTGATGGTGTCGATCCGTCGCCGCCTCGGTGATCGCTTCAGCTACCTGGGAGGCCTGCCGACCGCCGAAGTCTACGCCGCTGCCTACAAGGCGCTGGGCGTGCCGGTTTACTCCTCGGCGGTGTTCAACTTCATCCCGAAAACCGCGATGGATTTCTACCACGCCATTGCCCGTGAAGATCACGCCACCGTCGGCAAGATCATCGACGACTTCTTCCTGCCGTACCTGGACATTCGTAACCGCAAGGCCGGTTATGCCGTGAGCATCGTCAAGGCAGGCGCAAAAATCGCCGGCTATGACGCAGGTCCAGTGCGTGCACCGCTGACCGATCTGACGGGCGAAGAGTACGAAATGCTCGCTGCGCTGATCGACAAGCAAGGTGCGCAGTAA